A single region of the Acidobacteriota bacterium genome encodes:
- a CDS encoding amidohydrolase family protein, producing the protein MTRPSLHSSLRFPLSTGLLLVLAAVPAPADDEKKWDVNDPPGDEYEFELDVTEGTWLNLDVSPDGERIVFDLLGDLYMLPIGGGDAEALTNGMVWDMMPRFSPDGSEIAFISDRSGGDNVWTIPADGGKPRQVSREDFRLVNNPVWSPDGRFIAARKHFVSTRSLGSGEIWLYHASGEGSGLQLNEKPNEQKDLGEPAFSPDGRYVYFSQDTTPGSTFQYGKNAAEGIYSIRRIDRETGDIETVIAGPGGAVRPTPSPDGRYLAFVRRIRFQSHLFLHDLRSGENIPIYDALDRDMQEIWAVHGVYSTMAWAPDSRSIVFWARGGLHRIEIETREVEAIPFRVRAIHRMKRALAFDFEAAPETFRTKMLRWIQVSPGGDQIVFQSLGRLWTRSRSPSTGEIGEARRLTTQDDHFEFYPSWSRDGEWIVYTSWHDEDLGAVRIAPASGGEGRRITPDPGFYLEPAFSPDGATVVYRKSRSGGILSPLWSKDPGLYRIDAGGEGAPVRFSRSGSNPHFGADSERVYFTAPQRWDRQLLRSLPLSSLGEAEPRDHAGSKVATEMRVSPDGRWLAFAERFDAHVVPFTPASKAIEIGPTTPGLPVRNVSTDDGAYLHFSGDGSTLYWALGPELFERRLEDVFAPEDDEDASGEGDAAGEDGYEPKDPAVGLDLGFDVDAYRPADVIAITNARLITMAGEDNMEIIRRGTVVVDGDRIAAVGPARQVDVPAGATVIDAAGLTVMPGLIDVHWHGPQGSQEVIPQQNSELYATLTFGVTTAHDPSTDTSTFFAASEMQQAGEIVGPRLFATGTILYGAFGSFRAIVETPDDAVQHLRRLQKVGAISVKSYNQPRRDQRQMIVAAAQDLGMLVVNEGGALFQHNMTMVADGHTGIEHSLSVGAIYDDVIQFWGSSRVGNTPTLGVAYGGIQGEDYWYEHTDVWANERLLNYVPQEQIDARARRRQKAPDGEYNHILTARVVNDLDQAGVPIMLGAHGQREGLAAHWELWMFEQGGMSPHRALIAGTINGARYLGMEADLGSLEAGKLADLIVLEQNPLENLRSSELVRYVMVGGRLFDALSMNEVAGEKVQRKPFWFQR; encoded by the coding sequence ATGACACGCCCATCCCTGCACTCCAGCCTTCGGTTCCCTCTCTCCACCGGCCTGCTCCTGGTCCTCGCCGCCGTCCCGGCCCCCGCCGACGACGAGAAGAAATGGGACGTCAACGACCCGCCCGGGGACGAGTACGAGTTCGAGCTCGATGTGACCGAGGGCACGTGGCTGAACCTCGACGTCTCACCCGACGGCGAGCGGATCGTCTTCGACCTGCTGGGCGACCTCTACATGCTGCCGATCGGCGGCGGCGACGCCGAAGCGCTGACGAACGGCATGGTGTGGGACATGATGCCGCGGTTCAGCCCGGACGGCTCCGAGATCGCCTTCATCAGCGACCGGAGCGGCGGCGACAACGTGTGGACGATTCCCGCGGACGGCGGCAAGCCGCGGCAGGTCAGCCGCGAAGACTTCCGGCTCGTCAACAACCCGGTCTGGAGCCCGGACGGGCGCTTCATCGCCGCCCGCAAGCACTTCGTCTCGACCCGTTCGCTGGGCAGCGGCGAGATCTGGCTCTACCACGCGAGCGGCGAGGGCTCCGGCCTGCAGTTGAACGAGAAGCCGAACGAGCAGAAGGACCTTGGCGAACCGGCCTTCTCACCGGACGGACGGTACGTCTACTTCAGCCAGGACACGACCCCGGGCAGCACGTTCCAGTACGGCAAGAACGCGGCCGAGGGCATCTACTCGATCCGCCGCATCGATCGGGAGACTGGCGACATCGAGACCGTGATCGCCGGCCCCGGCGGCGCGGTGCGGCCGACGCCCTCGCCCGACGGCAGGTACCTCGCCTTCGTCCGCCGCATCCGCTTCCAGAGCCACCTCTTCCTCCACGATCTGCGAAGCGGCGAGAACATCCCCATCTACGACGCGCTCGACCGGGACATGCAGGAGATCTGGGCCGTCCACGGTGTCTACTCGACGATGGCCTGGGCACCGGACAGCCGCTCGATCGTCTTCTGGGCACGGGGTGGCCTCCACCGGATCGAAATCGAAACGCGCGAAGTCGAGGCCATCCCGTTCCGCGTCCGGGCGATCCACCGGATGAAGCGGGCGCTCGCGTTCGACTTCGAAGCGGCGCCGGAGACGTTCCGGACGAAGATGCTGCGCTGGATCCAGGTTTCCCCCGGCGGCGACCAGATCGTGTTCCAGAGCCTGGGCCGGCTGTGGACACGCAGCCGGAGTCCCTCGACCGGCGAGATCGGCGAAGCGCGGCGACTGACCACCCAGGACGATCACTTCGAGTTCTACCCGTCCTGGTCGCGCGACGGAGAGTGGATCGTCTACACGAGCTGGCACGACGAGGACCTGGGCGCCGTCCGTATCGCACCCGCCTCAGGCGGCGAGGGCCGGAGGATCACGCCCGATCCGGGCTTCTACCTCGAACCGGCCTTCTCGCCGGACGGCGCCACGGTCGTCTACCGGAAGAGCCGCAGCGGCGGCATCCTGAGTCCGCTGTGGTCCAAGGATCCGGGCCTCTACCGGATCGATGCCGGCGGCGAGGGCGCGCCGGTGCGCTTCTCGCGATCCGGCTCCAACCCGCACTTCGGCGCCGACTCCGAGCGCGTGTACTTCACCGCACCCCAGCGATGGGACCGGCAGTTGCTCCGCAGCCTTCCGCTCTCAAGCCTCGGCGAGGCCGAGCCGCGCGATCATGCCGGCAGCAAGGTGGCCACCGAGATGCGAGTGTCGCCGGACGGCCGCTGGCTGGCCTTCGCCGAGCGCTTCGACGCCCACGTCGTGCCCTTCACCCCCGCCTCGAAGGCGATCGAGATCGGGCCGACGACGCCCGGCCTGCCGGTTCGCAACGTCTCGACCGACGACGGCGCCTACCTCCACTTCTCCGGCGACGGCTCGACGCTGTACTGGGCCCTGGGACCGGAGCTGTTCGAGCGGCGGCTCGAGGACGTCTTCGCACCGGAAGACGACGAGGACGCAAGCGGTGAAGGTGACGCGGCCGGCGAAGACGGCTACGAGCCGAAAGACCCCGCCGTTGGTCTCGACCTCGGTTTCGACGTGGACGCCTACCGCCCCGCCGACGTGATCGCGATCACCAACGCTCGCCTGATCACGATGGCCGGCGAGGACAACATGGAGATCATCCGCCGCGGCACGGTCGTCGTCGACGGCGATCGGATCGCGGCCGTCGGCCCGGCCCGGCAGGTCGACGTGCCGGCAGGCGCCACGGTCATCGACGCCGCCGGGCTGACCGTCATGCCCGGCCTGATCGACGTCCACTGGCACGGGCCGCAGGGCAGCCAGGAGGTCATCCCGCAGCAGAACTCCGAGCTCTACGCGACCCTCACCTTCGGCGTGACGACGGCCCACGACCCCTCGACCGACACGAGCACCTTCTTCGCCGCCAGCGAGATGCAACAGGCGGGCGAGATCGTCGGGCCGCGGCTCTTCGCCACCGGCACGATCCTCTACGGCGCCTTCGGTTCCTTCCGCGCGATCGTCGAGACTCCGGACGACGCGGTCCAGCACCTGCGCCGCCTGCAGAAGGTCGGCGCGATCAGCGTCAAGAGCTACAACCAGCCGCGGCGCGACCAGCGCCAGATGATCGTCGCCGCGGCGCAGGACCTCGGCATGCTGGTCGTCAACGAGGGCGGCGCCCTGTTCCAGCACAACATGACGATGGTCGCCGACGGCCACACCGGCATCGAGCACTCGCTCTCGGTGGGCGCGATCTACGACGACGTGATCCAGTTCTGGGGCAGCAGCCGGGTCGGCAACACGCCCACCCTGGGGGTGGCCTACGGCGGCATCCAGGGCGAGGACTACTGGTATGAGCACACGGACGTATGGGCCAACGAGCGGCTCCTGAACTACGTGCCCCAGGAGCAGATCGACGCCCGCGCCCGCAGACGCCAGAAGGCGCCGGATGGCGAGTACAACCACATCCTCACCGCCCGCGTCGTGAACGACCTGGACCAGGCCGGCGTACCGATCATGCTCGGCGCCCACGGCCAGCGCGAGGGTCTCGCCGCCCACTGGGAACTGTGGATGTTCGAGCAGGGCGGGATGAGCCCGCACCGGGCGCTGATCGCAGGGACGATCAACGGCGCCCGCTACCTCGGCATGGAAGCCGACCTCGGCTCGCTCGAAGCCGGCAAACTGGCAGACCTGATCGTCCTCGAACAGAACCCGCTCGAGAACCTGCGGAGTTCGGAGCTCGTCCGCTACGTCATGGTCGGCGGCCGCCTCTTCGATGCCCTGTCGATGAACGAGGTCGCCGGCGAGAAGGTGCAGCGCAAGCCGTTCTGGTTCCAGCGCTAG
- a CDS encoding aconitase/3-isopropylmalate dehydratase large subunit family protein, with amino-acid sequence MTEVGRPADMARTFAQKALARASGQEALAVGEIVDARPDIALSHDNTAAIAEIWRQFGQKRVAIPERMAVTLDHAVPAPTVRHAQNHVEVRAFVAEQGVAHFFEVGRGICHQVLSEEAIVLPGDLTLGSDSHTPHFGWLGAFGAGVGRSEMAVLWATGELWLRVPESIRIRLEGALGEWVTTKDVALTLIGDLGADGALYRGVEFEGPAISGLSLDSRAALVNMMAEMGAKNAYMPPDEDVFRYLAERLLTRPGRRPGRGAEPGETSGEVAVRLRERSLYPDAGAEYAAEHLLDLSSVQPQVARPHQVDDTVAVGELESVRVDQAFIGTCTNGRLEDLGAVHRVMAGRRTAPGTRMVIVPASSEVWSEALSRGWVADLAASGAVFGTPGCGPCMGNHLGVLAPGEVCISSANRNFQGRMGDRGSEIYVASPAVVAASAIAGRIVHPREVVG; translated from the coding sequence GTGACCGAGGTCGGTCGGCCGGCCGACATGGCCCGGACCTTCGCGCAGAAGGCCCTGGCGAGGGCCTCCGGTCAGGAGGCCCTCGCTGTCGGAGAGATCGTCGACGCGCGGCCGGACATCGCCTTGAGCCACGACAACACGGCGGCGATCGCCGAGATCTGGCGGCAGTTCGGACAGAAGCGGGTCGCCATCCCGGAGCGGATGGCGGTCACGCTCGACCACGCGGTACCGGCGCCGACCGTGCGGCACGCGCAGAACCATGTGGAGGTCCGCGCCTTCGTTGCCGAGCAGGGCGTGGCCCACTTCTTTGAGGTCGGGCGGGGCATCTGCCACCAGGTGCTGAGCGAGGAGGCGATCGTCCTGCCGGGAGACCTGACTCTCGGTTCCGACTCCCACACGCCGCACTTCGGCTGGCTGGGCGCTTTCGGCGCCGGCGTCGGCCGGAGCGAGATGGCGGTGCTTTGGGCCACCGGCGAACTGTGGCTTCGGGTGCCGGAGTCGATCCGGATCCGGCTCGAGGGCGCGCTCGGCGAGTGGGTGACGACCAAGGACGTGGCCCTGACCCTGATCGGCGACCTAGGCGCGGACGGCGCGCTCTACCGCGGCGTCGAGTTCGAGGGACCGGCCATCAGCGGGCTGAGCCTCGACTCCCGAGCGGCTCTGGTCAACATGATGGCCGAGATGGGGGCGAAGAACGCGTACATGCCGCCGGACGAGGACGTGTTCCGGTATCTGGCTGAACGGTTGCTGACACGACCGGGGCGTCGCCCGGGGCGCGGGGCGGAACCCGGCGAGACGTCCGGCGAAGTCGCTGTCCGGCTGAGAGAGCGCTCTCTCTATCCGGATGCCGGCGCCGAGTACGCGGCCGAACATCTCCTCGACCTCTCTTCCGTCCAGCCCCAGGTCGCTCGCCCCCATCAGGTCGACGACACGGTCGCGGTCGGCGAACTCGAATCGGTGCGGGTCGACCAGGCGTTCATCGGCACCTGCACGAACGGCCGGCTGGAGGATCTCGGCGCGGTCCATCGGGTGATGGCCGGCCGGCGTACGGCGCCGGGCACCCGGATGGTCATCGTGCCAGCATCGAGCGAGGTCTGGAGCGAGGCCCTCTCTCGTGGCTGGGTGGCCGACCTCGCCGCGTCCGGCGCCGTCTTCGGAACGCCGGGTTGCGGCCCCTGCATGGGGAATCACCTCGGTGTGCTGGCCCCGGGCGAGGTCTGCATCTCCAGCGCCAACCGGAACTTCCAGGGCCGGATGGGAGATCGGGGTTCCGAGATCTACGTTGCCTCGCCGGCGGTCGTCGCGGCGAGCGCTATTGCCGGGCGAATAGTCCACCCTCGGGAGGTGGTCGGGTGA
- a CDS encoding isocitrate/isopropylmalate family dehydrogenase, protein MNPTGDDSAAAPVRLARIGGDGIGPEVVDAAVRVVNAVCGDRIEWVEAEMGWRTFERTGSALPGATVEVLQNCTGALFGAVSSPSQAVDGYRSPIVELRRRLDLYANVRPLKSSAIDAVVVRENTEGLYAGRERWEREGEVAITERVISRRATERIVRFACELAQWRTSRRGRGARLTIVHKANVLRVSDGLFRETALDVAAGFPEIEVEEQLVDSMVYRLILEPERYDVIVAPNLYGDILSDAGAAVVGGLGVVGSANCGEHFCFAEPVHGSAPDIAGQGTANPIAAVAAATLLLEGVGLGDAAARVEEVLAEHRAAGPRTPDRGGDATTEDVVVDLLARV, encoded by the coding sequence GTGAACCCGACCGGCGACGATTCGGCGGCGGCGCCGGTCCGCCTCGCCCGCATCGGCGGCGACGGCATCGGCCCGGAGGTGGTGGACGCCGCGGTACGGGTCGTCAACGCAGTCTGTGGTGACCGGATCGAATGGGTCGAGGCCGAGATGGGCTGGCGGACCTTTGAGCGCACGGGCAGTGCCCTTCCCGGGGCCACGGTCGAAGTTCTGCAGAACTGCACCGGCGCCCTGTTCGGCGCCGTCTCCTCGCCGAGTCAGGCCGTGGATGGGTACCGCAGCCCGATCGTCGAGCTGCGACGACGCCTGGACCTCTATGCGAACGTGCGGCCGCTCAAGAGCAGCGCCATCGACGCCGTCGTCGTGCGTGAGAACACGGAAGGCCTGTACGCAGGCCGCGAACGCTGGGAGAGGGAAGGCGAGGTGGCCATCACCGAGCGGGTGATCAGCCGCCGGGCGACGGAACGGATCGTCCGTTTCGCCTGTGAGCTGGCGCAGTGGCGCACCTCTCGGCGCGGAAGGGGTGCCCGGCTCACCATCGTCCACAAGGCGAACGTCCTCCGCGTCAGCGACGGCCTGTTCCGCGAAACCGCGCTCGACGTCGCGGCCGGCTTCCCGGAGATCGAGGTCGAGGAGCAACTCGTCGACTCGATGGTCTACCGGCTCATCCTGGAGCCGGAGCGCTACGACGTGATCGTCGCGCCGAATCTCTACGGCGACATCCTGAGCGACGCCGGCGCCGCCGTCGTCGGCGGCCTCGGCGTCGTCGGCTCGGCCAACTGCGGCGAGCACTTCTGCTTCGCGGAGCCGGTTCACGGCAGCGCTCCCGATATCGCTGGGCAGGGAACCGCGAATCCCATCGCCGCCGTGGCCGCTGCGACACTGCTCCTTGAGGGAGTCGGTCTCGGCGACGCCGCGGCGCGCGTCGAGGAGGTCCTGGCCGAGCACCGGGCGGCCGGCCCTCGAACCCCCGACCGCGGCGGCGACGCCACGACAGAGGACGTGGTTGTCGACTTGCTGGCTCGGGTCTGA
- a CDS encoding DUF5916 domain-containing protein, whose translation MFDPGRPPPQAALLLLALGLLHSPVAAQTSTSPRPTIEALRIDTPIRVDGVLDEAAWDQAPVGSDFTAREPEDDRPATQQTEFSVVYTEDILYFGIRAFDSQPEAIVAKELQRDSDHGRNDDSLAIVLDTFHDQRNSFSFEVNPLGARTDSLVTDEGKDQNVEWNGVWNATARQTADGWQAEVAIPFSTLRFDPTQSVWGLNVRRVVRRTNEESNWAPIGREIGPRAVSRMYAAHWVSLAGDLTGISGVKPGRRLDVKPFVLASAAEEPRNEASGTIDDIDGGIDLKWGLTKSLTLDLTYNTDFAQVEVDQQQVNLTRFSLFFPEKREFFLENAGIFEFGPPSPGGGNRPPLMKTFFSRRIGLDRGEEVPIDVGARLTGRAGDWNLGLLTVGTEAVAAGTRPATAATQHSVFRLKRNLGERSSVGMIYTELDPRGGATNQLYGVDLDYKPNRQSQFYLFGAASEDEGRSGDTGALGTGWAYTTRTVRANVDLTEAQRDFNPGSGFLLRRDFRRYHPTVRWEPRVNRGVVRSWVLEAELDYFERESVGRIESRKLLLAPIGMRTTGDDRFRLAFVNDVEQLFEPFEIRPGIVIPAGLYKFDSIFLRGFSNQGRRLAWRGNINVGEFFSGDRRSYMLSSFVRLSRHLLTEFQWNYNDVTLPQGDFTATIYTVRLDAAFSPDLRLNTLAQYNEAAQLAGVNVRFNWIYKPGANLFVVYNHNWAAPTFSARETARRELIVKFNYLWQP comes from the coding sequence GTGTTCGACCCTGGCCGGCCACCGCCGCAGGCGGCCCTGCTTCTGCTCGCCCTGGGCCTCCTGCATTCCCCGGTGGCCGCACAGACGAGCACCAGCCCGCGGCCCACGATCGAGGCCCTCCGGATCGACACACCGATCCGCGTCGACGGCGTGCTCGACGAGGCCGCCTGGGACCAGGCGCCAGTCGGCTCCGACTTCACCGCCCGTGAGCCGGAAGACGACCGCCCGGCCACGCAGCAGACCGAGTTCTCCGTCGTCTACACGGAGGACATCCTCTACTTCGGAATCCGCGCCTTCGACTCACAGCCGGAGGCCATCGTCGCCAAGGAACTGCAGCGCGACTCGGACCATGGCCGCAACGACGACTCGCTGGCGATCGTGCTCGACACCTTCCACGACCAGCGCAACAGCTTCAGCTTCGAGGTCAACCCGCTCGGCGCCCGCACGGACTCCCTGGTCACCGACGAGGGCAAGGACCAGAACGTCGAGTGGAACGGGGTCTGGAACGCGACGGCCCGGCAAACGGCGGACGGCTGGCAGGCCGAGGTGGCGATCCCCTTCTCGACCCTCCGCTTCGATCCGACCCAAAGCGTGTGGGGGCTCAACGTCCGCAGGGTGGTCCGCCGAACCAACGAAGAGAGCAACTGGGCGCCGATCGGACGCGAGATCGGCCCGCGCGCCGTCAGCCGAATGTACGCGGCGCACTGGGTCTCGCTGGCCGGCGACCTCACCGGGATCTCGGGTGTCAAGCCGGGACGGCGCCTCGACGTCAAGCCCTTCGTCCTCGCCTCCGCCGCGGAAGAGCCGCGAAACGAGGCAAGTGGAACGATCGACGACATCGACGGCGGCATCGACCTGAAGTGGGGACTGACGAAGTCGCTGACCCTCGATCTCACCTACAACACCGACTTCGCTCAGGTGGAGGTGGACCAGCAGCAGGTCAACCTGACCCGCTTCTCCCTCTTCTTCCCCGAGAAGCGGGAGTTCTTCCTGGAGAACGCGGGCATCTTCGAGTTCGGTCCGCCGAGTCCCGGGGGAGGCAATCGGCCGCCCTTGATGAAGACCTTCTTCTCGAGGCGCATCGGCCTCGACCGCGGTGAGGAGGTGCCCATCGACGTCGGCGCCCGCCTGACCGGGCGGGCCGGGGACTGGAACCTGGGGCTGCTGACGGTGGGGACCGAGGCCGTCGCGGCCGGAACCAGGCCAGCAACGGCCGCCACCCAACACAGCGTCTTCCGCCTCAAGCGCAACCTCGGCGAACGTTCCAGTGTCGGGATGATCTACACCGAACTCGATCCGCGCGGCGGCGCGACGAACCAACTCTACGGCGTCGATCTCGACTACAAGCCGAACCGGCAGTCCCAGTTCTACCTGTTCGGCGCCGCCAGTGAGGATGAAGGTCGGAGCGGAGACACAGGCGCGCTCGGCACTGGCTGGGCCTACACGACGCGCACCGTGCGCGCCAACGTCGATCTGACGGAGGCCCAGCGCGACTTCAACCCTGGCTCCGGTTTCCTCCTGCGACGGGACTTCCGCCGCTACCACCCGACGGTGCGCTGGGAGCCACGGGTCAACCGCGGCGTCGTCCGCAGTTGGGTACTGGAGGCCGAACTGGACTACTTCGAGCGGGAGAGCGTGGGCCGGATCGAGAGCCGCAAGCTCCTCCTGGCGCCCATCGGCATGCGCACCACGGGCGACGACCGGTTTCGCCTGGCGTTCGTCAACGACGTCGAACAGCTCTTCGAGCCCTTCGAGATCCGCCCCGGGATCGTGATTCCAGCGGGCCTCTACAAGTTCGATTCAATCTTCCTGCGGGGCTTCTCCAACCAGGGCCGGCGTCTGGCATGGCGCGGCAACATCAACGTCGGCGAGTTCTTCAGCGGCGACCGTCGCAGCTACATGCTGTCCAGTTTCGTCCGCCTGTCGCGCCACCTGCTGACCGAGTTCCAGTGGAACTACAACGACGTCACGCTGCCCCAGGGCGACTTCACCGCCACGATCTACACAGTCCGCCTCGACGCCGCCTTCAGCCCGGACCTGCGCCTCAACACGCTCGCCCAGTACAACGAGGCGGCCCAACTGGCCGGCGTCAACGTGCGCTTCAACTGGATCTACAAGCCCGGCGCGAACCTCTTCGTCGTCTACAACCACAACTGGGCGGCGCCGACCTTCAGCGCGAGGGAGACGGCGCGGCGCGAGTTGATCGTCAAGTTCAACTACCTCTGGCAGCCGTAG
- a CDS encoding 3-isopropylmalate dehydratase small subunit, with the protein MNGPVDVARPFRGRIFRYGDHVNTDVIFPGRYTYTKSRPEEVAPHALEDLDPTFVERVRPGDVIVAGWNWGCGSSREQAAVCLRYAGVGAVIARSFGRIFYRNALNNGLLAIVCPEAVDALEEGAEVEVDLEGSLIRCGESVYEFSPFSPAVRSMIAAGGLIEQTKRRLAAE; encoded by the coding sequence GTGAACGGTCCGGTCGACGTCGCTCGACCTTTCCGAGGCCGGATCTTCCGGTATGGCGACCACGTGAACACGGACGTCATCTTTCCCGGCCGCTATACCTACACGAAGAGCCGGCCCGAGGAGGTTGCGCCCCATGCCCTGGAGGATCTCGATCCGACGTTCGTCGAGCGCGTGCGGCCCGGCGACGTGATCGTCGCCGGCTGGAACTGGGGCTGCGGGTCGAGCCGCGAGCAGGCCGCCGTCTGCCTGCGGTACGCCGGAGTCGGCGCGGTGATCGCGCGCAGCTTCGGGCGCATCTTCTACCGCAACGCGCTGAACAACGGCCTGCTCGCGATCGTCTGCCCGGAGGCGGTCGACGCGCTGGAGGAAGGGGCCGAAGTGGAGGTCGATCTCGAAGGATCGCTGATTCGTTGCGGCGAGAGTGTCTACGAGTTCTCGCCATTCAGTCCGGCCGTGCGGTCCATGATCGCGGCCGGCGGCCTGATCGAACAGACGAAGCGCCGGCTGGCGGCGGAGTAG
- a CDS encoding thiamine pyrophosphate-binding protein: MNELVYRFLRNDLSRRGFIQALTALGLTGTIAESTANAAAAATNADPESGSHTASGTGGELMVEQMEAAGVRFLFTNPGSFEVGLFDAFLDRPKMQLIMGLHEGIVISMADGYHKASGEPAFVNVHVIAGTAQSAGQLYNSSRDGSALIVTAGLLDNEMQDDNLLLAARPGFDQKDVNRQFTKMSWETRDPESIPVMLRRAFKVATTAPGGPTYLALANHALEAKGVSATIHDRPSFIIPDDIPARDEDVEAVARTLIEAESPILHVGDEVRKAGAQQAVLELAEMLRVPVADANWPYHNFPRMHPLFAGGYNSRGRDFVLRIGVGDIGGTAAAGPDAEGSRSAWIGLNTGAIGGDRPFGRAVVANTKLAAEALVEAVESLTTGERRKKIRDSRPESARRQPQLDPANVGKSPIHADELGHVLETELDPNAIIVSENLSGSNQFFSTGHRDDEKTWLATSGAGLGWGIGAATGAKLGQPDRQVVCNIGDGSVMYSAAGFWSQARYGVPVLTVVTNNRNYQTVRFAYARYDGRMKAANRYTGMHLGDPDIDFAGLARSQGVDGVTVESAADLRPAIRRGIEVTRAGEPFLVDVVVDRKGDGGDSTWHQEFSLADQRTKAV, translated from the coding sequence GTGAACGAACTGGTCTACCGCTTTCTCCGCAACGATCTCTCCCGCCGCGGGTTCATCCAGGCGCTGACCGCGCTCGGGCTGACCGGCACGATCGCCGAGTCGACCGCCAACGCGGCGGCAGCGGCGACGAACGCCGATCCCGAATCGGGCAGCCACACCGCCAGCGGCACGGGCGGCGAACTGATGGTCGAGCAGATGGAGGCCGCCGGCGTCCGCTTCCTGTTCACGAACCCCGGGTCCTTCGAAGTCGGCCTGTTCGACGCCTTCCTCGACCGGCCGAAGATGCAGCTCATCATGGGGCTCCACGAGGGGATCGTCATCTCGATGGCCGATGGCTACCACAAGGCCTCGGGCGAGCCGGCCTTCGTCAACGTCCACGTCATCGCGGGCACGGCTCAGTCCGCCGGCCAGCTCTACAACTCGAGCCGCGACGGCTCCGCCCTGATCGTCACCGCCGGCCTGCTCGACAACGAGATGCAGGACGACAACCTGCTGCTGGCGGCGCGTCCGGGCTTCGACCAGAAGGACGTGAACCGGCAGTTCACGAAGATGTCGTGGGAGACCAGGGATCCGGAGTCCATTCCGGTCATGCTCCGGCGCGCCTTCAAGGTCGCGACCACGGCGCCCGGAGGCCCGACCTACCTGGCCCTGGCCAACCACGCCCTGGAAGCCAAGGGCGTCTCCGCCACGATCCACGATCGTCCTTCCTTCATCATTCCGGACGACATCCCGGCTCGCGACGAGGACGTCGAAGCGGTGGCCCGGACCCTGATCGAGGCCGAGTCACCCATCCTCCACGTCGGCGACGAGGTGCGCAAGGCCGGCGCCCAGCAGGCCGTGCTGGAGCTCGCGGAGATGCTCCGGGTGCCGGTGGCCGACGCGAACTGGCCCTACCACAACTTCCCGCGCATGCACCCGCTGTTCGCCGGCGGCTACAACAGCCGCGGCCGCGACTTCGTGCTGCGCATCGGCGTCGGCGACATCGGCGGCACCGCCGCCGCCGGGCCCGACGCCGAGGGCTCCCGGAGTGCCTGGATCGGCCTGAACACCGGCGCCATCGGCGGCGACCGTCCCTTCGGCCGCGCCGTCGTCGCGAACACGAAGCTGGCCGCGGAAGCACTCGTCGAGGCCGTCGAATCGCTCACCACCGGGGAACGCCGGAAGAAGATCCGCGACTCGAGACCCGAATCCGCCCGCCGCCAGCCGCAGCTCGACCCGGCCAACGTGGGCAAGAGCCCGATCCACGCCGACGAGCTGGGCCACGTGCTCGAGACCGAGCTCGATCCCAACGCGATCATCGTCAGCGAGAACCTGAGCGGCTCGAACCAGTTCTTCTCCACCGGCCATCGCGACGACGAGAAGACCTGGCTCGCCACCTCCGGCGCCGGCCTCGGCTGGGGCATCGGCGCCGCGACCGGCGCCAAGCTCGGCCAGCCGGACCGGCAGGTCGTCTGCAACATCGGCGACGGCTCGGTCATGTACAGCGCCGCCGGCTTCTGGAGCCAGGCCCGTTACGGCGTGCCGGTGCTGACCGTGGTCACGAACAACCGGAACTACCAGACGGTCCGCTTCGCCTACGCCCGCTACGACGGCAGGATGAAGGCAGCCAACCGGTACACCGGCATGCACCTCGGCGACCCCGACATCGACTTCGCCGGCCTCGCCCGGAGTCAGGGCGTCGACGGCGTCACCGTCGAGTCGGCCGCCGACCTGCGTCCCGCCATTCGACGCGGCATCGAAGTCACCCGCGCCGGCGAGCCATTCCTCGTCGACGTGGTCGTCGACCGCAAGGGCGACGGCGGTGACTCGACCTGGCACCAGGAGTTCAGCCTGGCCGACCAGCGGACGAAGGCGGTCTAG